TACTGTAATGGTAACCCCATTACTAGTAGTCAGACTGTACACGGGGTGCACCAGTAACCCAGCAGTACTACTAGTCTCTAAGAACTCACGCAGCTGAAGCATTCACACTGACACTTAACATTTACAAACTTTCTAGAGTGACCTCAGTCCTGCCATGACCTGGTCTCACCAGTGTGGGGTCAGTGAACTTACAGGTAGAATTACAACATGAGCTGAGTAGTTAACTGAAGGAGAGTACTTGCTGTAAGAGCAAAATACTgactgtatactgtatactgtatactttatttcttattacatAAGCTGAGGACTCACTGCATAAGCACGTATATGTCCGTGTGGTTAATCATGTCACTTGGTCCCACAGGTCCGGTACTGAGGGTAGACACAGCCACCTGGAGGTTTGTTCTAGTCTCGGACAAATCTTGAAAACAACAATCAGTGATACTGACTGCTTGCAATAACTAAATAACTTTCAAATCACTGAAGTACTACATGAAACTAGGTGATGGGGCTGATGCTAACACCATATCAGCAtttcaaaatgtgtttgctATTCAGTCAGCTACTGCTAAACTGGGGAAGCGGGTagtcgagtggttagagcgctggcgtcccgAACTGAGAGGCGCTGGTTCAATCCCCGATGAGCTCAACAAACTTCCTCCAGTCTCCCAACTGGCGctaatgggtacctgactccacagagggttggggaaggtagggCAGTGAGGGGGAGGACATGGCCATTgggaaaagtgaggtctctaacaccttccCCAACCCCCAACGACCAACGGTTCTCAAAGCAAGAAAACCCTGACAGGCCACAAACAAACTAAAGGAAAAcgttaaaagttttttttttaaatattgccCTTGGGACCACGTGGAGCCAGGCTAGTATACTCATTGCAGCTTACTATAACGATTTCCCGGCTGAACTCTCTCAGTCCAGAAGGTATCCTTAAATGGAGCGATTCCCACAgcgtcagcaaagatggaggtcaCGCCAATCATCCACTGGTCACTTCCGGCCCGATAGTCTCGGCTTGCGCGTGCCTGCAACGTGAACAAGTTTAGACCGTTAAAGAGTTTGAACATTCCTCATCTTGGAGTCTGGTGCTCTGCTACTCCACACAACTGTCATCTGGGATTCGAACACAGCGAGTTTGCGTTCTGAGTCTTGTGTGTGGTGGTCTCGAGCAACATCCGGTTGTTGTGAGCTGACACTTGTATAACCTGAGTGCTCACGCCTGCTTGCTCAGTAGACAAAACAGTTGAGTGTAGGGACCTTGTGTTACATTGACTACATGTGGAGGAACCTGTAACTGTGTAACAGTGTAACCCTACGGTCCTACAGTCACACTGTCCACATGTCTGATATCTACTTGTGTAGCAACAAATGTTTACACTCAATTCACTGGATACATTTATTGCGCATGTCTGCCCGCTCCGGTAAAGTCCAAAGTCTCTGGGGACAGGTGAAGTCCcgctgtggtcacgtgaccgtcaTTACCTGCGTGACGACAGGGATCTCCAGGGCCTGCAGCGCGTGGCGGGGGCTGGCTGAGCAGTACTGGATGGTGACGTCCACAGCACGCGCTGCCTCCCCCATCTGCATCAGCCACGTCCTGGCCACGTCCACACTCGCCACCGAGGCGTGCACGTCGGTAAACTCAGTGTCCAGCCAGTCCTAGAATAGTCAGTAAACGGTTTGTTAGTCAGCTCTGGTCCATAGCTTGGACTAtgtaattaattaatcaacTAATTGGTTTCTCTACCTGTGTCACAATGTGCCTTGAACattgaaatgttattttgacCGCATCGGTATTTGTGGTTGTGCACCTGTCAGGTGAGTAAACACAAGGCAACAAAGCTAGGAAGAGATGGATACCTGCTCGTAGACTATCAGGCCCCAGGTTTTCGCTTGTTCAAACAGGTACAGCCAGAAAGACTGAAAACAAAGTGTACATGCTATGAAGACAGAAAGTGCTTGAAATGAGCTCATCAAACACGATGTGGGTGAGTGAGACATGACAACACACCAATGAGTGCGTGACATAGCAGAGGACAACAAAccacaataataacaacgatATGTGGAATAAACAAACACTAGTGCAAAGCACAATTATCgtcaaaaaaagataaaagttgtTTCCGCATCAGCAGTAGTTCAATGGTCACCACAGTCCACGTCTAGAGGGTCATTGGTCAGAACAGTCCATGATTAGAGCTGGACTGGCAAAAACAACTTCACCAATCATGACAGTCCGTGTGTCTAGAGTTTTAGTAACCAGACAATCCATTCTTGGAGTTTCACTGACATGACAGTCCATGTCTAGAGTTTCATTGACCTTGACAGTCCATGACTAGAGTTCCACTGACATGACAGTCCATGACTAGAGTTttactgacagtgacagtccATGTCTAGAGTTTCGTCCACTCACCAGATCCTGTGGCATGGCATATTCCTTCTCGACGATGAAGTCAAACTTCCCGCCATTTTGCTTGGCATATGGTGTCAGGGGGACCTGGACACAATATATGGACACACATTACATGGACACATTAAATGGACTCACAACATTAATACAGTTTAATCACTACATATACCGAGGGCTACTTACCAGTGACTGACCCAGAGTTGTACACAATTTCAACAGACCGACCGTTCTCATTAAAAACTTCACCTCCACtggcgagagagaaagacacaaaagacCATGTTCGATATAACCCTCGTTACGTCACCatcgtgcatgtgtgtgtgtgtgcgcgttaACTTCAAGGAGACACTTACCACCATCGGTTATGTGCTGCAACGGGCCACTGGGTTTTGTTGAAAACATACCTGACGAATGAGTAGATATATAATTAACACAGGAATAGTCTGAGAGATCTGTACACAAAAGGTAGACTTGTAGTAACAAGTAAACATACTTGCAAAATAAAGGTAAATCTGGAATTAGCATGCAAGTTAACTGAAAATATGGACAAACACTGAAATCATCATTTAAAGTTTGGGTAGACCTATAATTAGCGCATGTTGATATAAACTACTGAACACAGAGTGTGACCAAAGCAAAGCTAAAATGGAGTGAAATTTCAagctgaaatatatttatttatatatatatattgattaaATACAAATTATGATGAAAGTCACACTTACTCATCCAAATATCTACCACACATGAAAAGCATCAGAATGAAAAGAGCTTGTGTCGCAACAAGCAGCTCAAACAACTCAACTAAACTAGAGATATACAGAAAGATAACAGTAGAAATAAATATCTAAAGCCACATACATTAATAATTAGCAAGATGcaacaaaactgtaaatgtaaaaaatgcatAGAAGTAAAATCTTACTGGAAGCCATGAGGTGCAATGTCTGGCATTGGCGTCCAGGTGAGAACACCTTGGTGGGGACCTTTAGGGTAGAACCAGCTGTCGTACTGTATGTACCTACAAATAGTCACCTTTACAGGTAAATACATGAAATAAGAAATCTCAACATGTTCAGACTACTCACAACGTGAAGGATGTCGCTGTTTGTAGAGattgaaaaaagcaaagacgTTAAAGTTGtgtacaaaacacaaacacactacagtgttgttgttgttgttgttgttgttgttgttgttgttgttgttgttgtttatagaAAGGCCAAGGAAAGAAAGTTAGATGACATAGAGTAACACACAGAATGAGCTGAAGATGTTCACCTGGGTtcacaaaagaaggaaaactgactgggaggaggggaagggaggagtaAGATAACTGAGGCGCTATGTTGTGTATGGGAGACAACCTCTGGGGTTATTCAAGTTACCTTAGCAAGGGAAGCTATTCACAGGCCATGTTACAGGTGGCTGAGGATTTGTGGATGGAaatggaggaggaagagaggaacACACGACTGATGTTCATCCTGATGCGCCCTCTCAGACCTGCGCTGCTTGTGATAAGCAAAGGGCGGGGAGGGGGCTAGAAGAAATTCTGGGCCTAGTGAAGTAATCTCCCTTGCCCTTTCCGGAAATGTACGTATGTATCCCTtatctctgtctcacacacacagaccagcacgcgcacacacacacgtgcacacacagcccagcacacacatacacacacagcccaacacacacacagcccaacacacacacgcggtccagcacacacacgtgcagacacactcacacacagcccaacacacacgcacaccatcACCCAGCACCTGTAGGGAGCCTTGAGGGTGTCAGCATAGCTCTTGATGTCCAGCAGCGTCTGTTCGTAGTTCTTGTCCGGCTCCGTAGCGTAGTAGTAGTAAGCACCTGTAAGTAATGACGTCAGCAGTTACATCACCTACCGGGACCTGACCTTCCGGTCAAAGAACCACGTCTGTCACTGCAGCGATCACCTAAATAGCAACGACTTTGACGACTTTGGCAACATACAGTGGAGGCTTCGGCAacaggagtgagtgagtgagtgagtgagtgagtgagtgagtgagtgagtgagtgagtgagtgagtgagtgagtgagtgagtgagtgagtgagtgaagtgaagtgaagtgaagtgaagtgaagtgaagtgaagtgaagtgaagtgaagtgaagtgaagtgaagtgaagtgaagtgaagtgaagtgaagtgaagtgaagtgaagtgaagtgaagtgaagtgaagtgaagtgaagtgagtgaagtgaagtgaagtgaagtgaagtgaagtgaagtgaagtgaagtgaagtgaagtggagtggagtggagtggagtggagtggagtggagtggagtggagtcagtcagtcagtcagtcagtcagtcagtcagtcagtcagtcagtcagtcagtcagtcagtcagtcagtcagtcagtcagtcagtcagtcagtcagtcagtcagtcagtcagtcagtcagtcagtcagtcagtgagaCATGTCATTGTTAAAACACGAGAAAGCACTTCGTCAGTTGTCTGCCCTCAGTTTACTGTTGATGGCTGACACGAGGCTATGCGGCCAACcttaacatttcaaaatgaatgAAGACTCACCGCCATCTGTCCAGTACCCCACGTAGTTCAACGTCAAGTCAGCTTTCCGATACGTATCGTCTTTGTCGTAGTACAATCGCATGAAGCGCCCCCAGTCGGCGAACACCTAAGAACAACAAAGACAAGTCTGAATGACGAAAATAGCGATAAATGATCGATTCCTACCAAGATGTTGAACTTATTTTCCCTATTGTCTCCCCCTTTTTCTCAACGCTCTGTGAGCTTGAATTAGCATCTCTTGACTCATATTTACATATACCCACTCATTGTGAGCTTAAATTAGCATaccctttacacacacacaaacactcctgCTTGCAGAAATGACAGTCGAGAATCTTGAAGCCTCATTTTGGTGCACTGGCAGTTAGCATTTGAAAAGAATGTCCACCGGACGTGACCTCACGTGACCTGGTTTAAGCCCTCGTAGCCTGTGAAGACGATGGTCTCATACTGGTATCTGATGGGTACCGAGTCCACCCCGCTCATGACACCCCAGCTGACACGAGACTGATTATCCATGCTGCAGGATGCTGACATGAACTGTGGGGTCGAAAAGAATGTAGTTAATAATTGCCACTAGTAGGCGAGATAACTCTCAAATACAAACTACGTCAGGCACAGGGGAGATAAGCAATTAAGTGGTttctgtatgagtgtgtgtttgtaagagagagagggagagaggaaaaagcAAGGATAAAAGGGTAGCAAGAtgttacataaacattttatacatattCGTGTTCGTATTTTTGTATCGTTggtaaatttttataaagaaatttgacaatttttacaacttatgaataatttttaaaagaaattattgttatttacatatattaATAGAAGGGcgttaataaaattaatagaagggcgtatttatatatattgttatttaCATATATGGATAGATTGCTAAGAGTGTACTTACACCAGAGAAGGGCGAGGTGATGATCACAGTTCCATTCTGGTCAAAAACTGCCAGGGGCCCACTCTCGAGTCCCCCTGCCAGACTCACCTGCCCCACCTGCCACCTGGTGACATCATTGAGTCACTGAGTGAACATTCCACAGTTTTGCTCAGACAAACACGTGCTCACACTGTGGATCTCAGTGCGCATGTCACTACGCATATGTAATGACACGTGATAAACTATGGATAGAGTGCCGTGCAAAATAtagcaagtaaacaaaaataatgtttaatagTATGAACTGCGATGATATCGTTCATAATCTCATATATcgaatatataataaatatttagtttataTATACCGAGTATAAACGCAATGTATAGTTGCACTCGTGCACTCTGCTGACCTATCCAAAGAATGCCGGTTAGTCCAGTGATATAagtaaagcagacgacacgaggGTGGGGAGCGGGCTACCCTTATTTCTCTTGCGTGGTGTCCACGGGGACCGCCATGTCAATCCCACTCATTGTCCATCCTCACCAGATTGACAGAAACAGTCTTTTCCATCTCCAAGGAGGAGGTAGGATGTGTTTGGCTGTTGTGAAACAATTCTACTGAGCTAATTGCAGCAGACCTCTGCTACACATGAACATACTGGACACAGCTTGTCATTTGAGACAGACCTGAGGTGACAAGAGAAGTGGTAGAGCGGTGAGTAAGATGATGACGGCTatgactaataataatgatgattgatgtcGATGATTGATGTCGATGATTGATGTCGATGATGGATGAATGAGGATTGAGGattgatgatgtttgatgattgatgattgatgattgggGATTGATGTTGATGGTTAATCTTGTTCACCTGCCGATCTTGTAGTCGCTGCCAAACATGGGGCCTTGAAAACTGAGGTAGGCTAAGCCGCTCGCCTGGCTGGGAACTTGGAATGACGGGAACGCCGAGAGCACGCTCTGGGTACTTCCGGTGTACGAGGACGAGGTTCCGTTGACAAACCGCTGGAAGACATGCATCATTAGGGGACGGGCTCagtacactctctctctccactctccTTACATTCCTTCTCACCCCCATCCCACCTCTGACCAACAGTCGTCGACCTCGATAAACACGTAAACGTGGACAGAGATTATCCATGTGATCATCAAACTCGACGACCTTTCACCCAGCCAACACACTGCTAAAACTCATCATACTAACCTGCTGGAAAATGGTGACAGGAAGTTGAGGATTAACCCAGGTCTTTGCGCATGCGTCGAAGTACCTGACTGACCCTACCAAGTACTGAAAACATGTTGACCTCCACTGGCCGACCTTATCGGACCCGACCTCCTGGTAGGATGCTACCAGCTTCATGGAGCCATCCTCCGTGCTATGCTTCTGCCCGTCGGTGTACAGAGAGAGTGGCGCCCCCTGCAGCCAGGTGTCGTTCCCTTGTGTGTACCTGTAGTTGCCGCTGGGGTCGATGGTGAAGATAACCGGCAATGAAGCTCGCTCCTTGGTCGCCTCCAGTTTCCGTAAAAGTTGTCGACCGTTGTTTGCGACTGCGAGAAGAAACAGACTTTGTTGTGTATGGCTGTCGTAGGTACAGAGTTATCTCCCCAGACTGTCATGTTCCACCATCAGGACTGTGTGTACAATTAGTCATCaggaaacaacaataaagattgattgatgTTTGTATACTGAAAAATctatacacacagagagataagATGGTCGtccaacatattttattaacatatttcatattttatgcagttttctcatgattattattaattttgaatGTGGAGTCTTTGTAGCCTGATGGTGAGTACTCTCGACTCCAGAGCTGACTGCCGGCGATAAGAGGTCTGTGACTGTGAAACTCTCTCCGCCATTACAGTTAGTGACTAGGAATGGAGGCGTctgcgtgtgtgcttgtgtgtctgtgtgtgtgtgggagagagagagagcttgaatgcgtgtgtgcatgtacatgagTGCGAGCAGGCGTGTGTGAAAATGAGTTACAAAACCTATAAAATGTGATTCT
This is a stretch of genomic DNA from Pomacea canaliculata isolate SZHN2017 linkage group LG3, ASM307304v1, whole genome shotgun sequence. It encodes these proteins:
- the LOC112559818 gene encoding uncharacterized protein LOC112559818, whose product is MVVPLTPYAKQNGGKFDFIVEKEYAMPQDLSFWLYLFEQAKTWGLIVYEQDWLDTEFTDVHASVASVDVARTWLMQMGEAARAVDVTIQYCSASPRHALQALEIPVVTQARASRDYRAGSDQWMIGVTSIFADAVGIAPFKDTFWTERVQPGNRYNLSETRTNLQVAVSTLSTGPVGPSDMINHTDIYVLMQCCRADGKILQPDKPATAIDKQLWQAAWPGSGPVGQVWTTYTTIGSDTFAYPGSSHELVL